The following nucleotide sequence is from Coffea eugenioides isolate CCC68of chromosome 3, Ceug_1.0, whole genome shotgun sequence.
actgattatatatatatatatatatatataggctATGTCCACTTTGAGCGGTCATGTGCAGGGACCTGATAAAATTTTGCATTGCATGCATGCAGTTTGCTGTAGTTTTTCTTATCCTGAGCCGTTCGATCATCTACATTTATGATCATCAGACTCGTCACccctgattttggttgagacTGTGGAATCCCCCGTTTACTCTTCTCCGCTGAGTTGATCTGGGTCGTTGATCGAAAACTGATTTCGGTTTTTACTGTTTTAAGTTGTTTGCAAGTAAAACCGGCACATGGGATGGTGCTTGGGCTGTAAGAAAGGATGAGATCTTGACACGTGTTAAACTCTTGGACCACTGTATCTCTTAGATTGACCacttttgttgattttgaaggTGGGCTCGTAATGATCTTTGATGTTTGCatggttgggttgggttgggttggacCCCACCCTGCCATGGCAATTCCTTGATAGTAAATCGAATCTGCCTGAGTTGATCAAGCCCATGAAGAtgcctgaatttttttttgtggctgctaaaattttcattaaaaaaaaaaaagaagaagaagtgatTTTGGTAATTGCGAGCAAAGGTCAAGCACAAAGAAAATAATGATCATGATCTCAAATTTCTACATTTGATGCAAGCGAGCAAGAGCAAAACAAAGGTGCCATGAATTTAATAATAGATCAGTAAGTAAGTAATGCCGGCTACATTAACACCTTAAATTCCTTTCTTGAATAATATatagtaattaaaaaaaaaaaggaacacaTAAATTGctttttgaacttttatttgCATTAGTTGTGTTTCTTGTGTAGGTTGATCATAGCAAGCAACACCAGCAAGAGAAATGCTGCTGAGCCCAGCAAGGAAACGCCAATGGCTCCAGCCACCTGATTGCAGAACCTTCCGAACACGTTACAAACCTTGTTCCATTGCACATGGGAGTTTCCTCGGTAGCCGATGAGGCCAACAGCTAAGGCAGCTCCGCCGCCGGAAAAGAGCAGCGCCACCATCACTAGGTCAAGGGTGATGATCATCAATGCAAGACCTTTCTTTGCACCCCTATTTCCCAACACAAGCAGTAGTGAAAGGGCTGCATATGCACATGCTACAACATTTGCCACCACAAAGTACCTGAAACCAGCATCAACATTGGAAGATTTAGATATGGATACATGCAAGATGTTTTTGCATTCTATCTTTTTTGTCCTTTCCaaatgtaatttttgttgttgaCTTGATTATTGTGTAGCTGGCTATAGTTCAGTATAATTCTCCTGATTTCGGGTTCTACCATAAAAACTTCATAGTAAGATGTATTGATGACTTGTTAGTCATTAATTCTTAAAGATCAGATATCTGTAACTTTCTGAGGTCCATTTTTCCTGTCAATTCCATTGATATTGAATGCCCAAGACGGGCCAAGCCTAGCTAAAAGGGCATATTTTATTCGCCTATATAGCGAAGTGCCAACTCCCTCTCCCAGCTGATGATTCCCACAAAGGGAGGGGAGTTGGCGATATTAACACAGGAGGGAGATAGGATAGGataggaccatttgtcacataaATGACAAATTGCTGGGGTTGTTGGCCTAATGACTTCAATAGGGGCAACTGAAGTCGACGTGAGCACGTACATGTTTGAGCTCAATTATCTCTCCATTATCAACCTATATAGTCCTGGAATTGGGAGTCTTTAGAAGTACTTTTCCAATCAATGAATTTTTGTTACCTTTGTGGGTACAATTAATGAAAAAGGAGAACTTAAcataaacaagaaaaaagaaaaaaagaaggaaagggCTGATTAACAAGAACCGGGGCGACGACTTTGCAAATTCAACTCGCAATCGTTTCATTTATATCACATAAGGACTTGAAACTTTTCGTTACACATCCATCCATCTAGACAAAGACGTACTTTATGGCATGCACATGCAAAGGGCATATGAAATACAGATATAATTGACCTTGATTTGATCCAACAAGTTGGCCGGGTTGGGTTGAGAGATGAGATGGAAAGAATTGAAAGCAGAGAATTCTCGATTTTAGAATTCTGccttgtatatatataaaaaaaggtACGTTTGATTCATGGTTCAAAGTTGCGGTTGCAATTCGAACCGTTCCACATTGATGTCGTCATATCGATCACGGTCTCGATGACATgtaaattttgaaacatttaATACTCTAAAAAATTgtgaataatataaaaaaaatatgcaaaataaaaaaaattagcaaaagaaAATCTGTAAAATGTACTATAATAAATTGACTCGGGATGACTCAGTGTGATTCAACCGTTTCTATCTGTGTCGGAGACTTCTCAGCCAATTTCTCAGTGATACGATCCATGTATCTTAGAATCATCTCATCCTGATATCGGAACAGAAAGCATTATTCCGAGGATAACTCGGACGTCGGACTAAGCTTATTCTTTGAACCATGGTCTGAGttactttgttttgttttttgtcCCGTTTTTCACCATTGGGAAGCAAAAAGGAAGAAAGCGGTCGGCTGATGGGATGTTAATCTAAAAACCTATGAACTAGTTTCACATTTCAAGTTGTGGACTCACCATATCAAGAAAACACAATTCAAGTTCTCACAGAAAATATACTTTATTTGCTTCTCTTATAGATGGATACAAAGCTGTGCAATATATTTTATTTGCTTCAATTATAGACGTGGGTGCATAGCTTTGCTTATAAATTAGCAGCTGTTTGCATTAATTTCAGCTGACGTCGCCACGTTCACATCGCACAAAATTCGCCTTAGCCAGGCCAGATTCGGTATTCttattactactactactaataataataatttggaTACTAAGTATTTTATTGCTCTGGACCAGTATTCTTGTCATGCAATGGCCAACAGTTCATAGATATTAAGATAGGAATGCTAAATGCATAATTGGAGGTTATTTTTTCAGAGGATGTatgaacctttttctttttttttttcaacgcTTCACTGTTTTTAAAGGTCCACATATACTAGAAATTCGCTTCAAGGGTACATAATAATTTCCATAAAAGTTTAGTATTAGAGAAGTAGAATTCCTCAAGGTTGTAAAAGGAGGACTAAACATAAAAGAATTACCACGAAAATCTTCCCTCTGAAATACTACTACTGTCTTTTTTGAAAACATCTTTCTAATCTTTTACTCAAAATCAGTATATAGAGAGGGCAATTAACATCAAAGTCTCAAAACACCtttctaattattttttcacacaTTAAAaatacacacacaaaaaaaaaatgaagaatctacAAAATTGAGAATCTACAAAATTGATATTGAACATGCATGCTTAATTTTGTGTTTGTGTTGTGGGGAGAatgagcgagagagagagagagagagaggcgcTTACACAAAGGCGGACATATAATGCCACTTAGCCGTGACCGGAACAGTTATAGGCGGAAGGGTTGAAACCACAGTCATGGAAACCAGCTTAGTCTGCTTGTCAACTCCCAGAACTATGGCTGCCACAAGCGTCGAAGCAAAAGCCAAGAACCTCAAGATCACGTCTGATCCCCTCACGCTGCTTTTGTTGGCCACCTCAACTTCTTTTCCCCTCCCCTCCAATCCACCATTGCTACCGATGTATTGACTCTCCATTCTTTCAGGAAAACTAACAAGGGATTCCTATCTGTGTCTTTTGTGTTGTGAGCAAGCTTCTATATGTAGCAGTAGGAAggggtgtgaaattgaaaataGAGGAGGTGATATTTGGCTGTGTTAGGAGCCCACTAAATAATGTAGTACATATGAGGAGGAGGCGAATGGGttgattttatagtcttgaatGAACATATAAGTGTTGCTGTAACGTATACCTGTTTGTACGATCGAGGGCGATGAACCGGAGTACGCGTAGTTGAGGGTTGATGTAGACGCAAGTCATGGTCTGCCTAGGCTATTTCCAGAGCAATTGTCCCGGCAAACAAGTTAAAAGACAATTGTACCCTTTCTGACTTTGTTGACTTAtatacttttcatttttttttttataaatccCTCCTATCTTATCATCTAATCCAATTCAAGCCTCTCTCATATATAATTTTCATCGTTGCTTGTAATATGTTTGAATATagttgaaattttcattttggatttatttatttgatgCCCTCAGGACACACAATAAGAAGTGGATTTGATACTATAtttttcacacaaaaaaaaaaaagaaatcttcTTGTTGCAACCGGTGGTCGTTTTAAAGGTTGCAAAAGTGTTGCAATAAGGTGACAAGATTTAATAGTggatccttttcttttttgggtacCCTTAAGGTACCAAGTTAGaaaaatcttttgtaatttaaGTCAATTATAATAATTCATGTTGTTTATATACTTGAAAGAATATCAAGAAATTTCCTTGTGACAAACTTTGTTCATTAATATCCCTAAATGCCTCATCTATCCATATATAGGTTCCTGGGCCATGTATGTCAAGAGTTGTATATTggaatgggaaaaaaaaaaaagaagaaaagagccCCCCAAGTGCTGCAAATAGCAAAactaggcaaaaaaaaaaaaaaaaaaacttataagCAATGTTTCTATTATCTAAATAATTTAGAAAGGATGACTTCTTATTTTTGGCCCGAGAATATATTCTTGATTTCATGTTTTTCACTTAGGCTGGGACTCGAATTACTTACTCATTACACCAAGTTTCATTCGTTGAAGAAAAATACATATTGGTATTTTTAAAGGGCTTTACTGTCATTTAGCTGTGCTTTACCCGGGCACGACGAGAACTGATCTGGCAGCCTGCGAGCCGTGACGGATTGGTGCAAAATATCAGTTCACATTAATGCATGGGAGAGATGCGGCTTCACATTAATGGCTAATGCCAGCCGTGTTGGATTGCTGATTTATATGGACTTTGTTTCCTAATCTGTGATTATAATGATGATCAGTCCAAAGTTATTATCATACCATTTCCAGGAGTTCAATTGGAGCAAGTTATTATTATAGTGGCAGTATTCACAGAGTTCCATTGGAATCACACAATTACTAGAAGATAATTAGGAGATAATGACCATCAGAAGAAGGGGTTACGTGATTaattgacccaagaaaaatctTCGTGGGACAGAGGGACAGTTGTGGACAGAAGATttgaagcttttctttctttattggagTTGAAGAAATCTTTTGGCAGCCTGATTGGCAATATCCAAGTTGACCATTTTTCTGTTCCCACCGGCAACAAGTTGATTTATTACTACTATTCAACTATAGGAGGAGAGATTTTTTACGACTTGAATTTGAGGCGTGTAACTGAAGAATTGATTTGACTCTAATTATTAATTTGTATCTTTGATGTAAGAGTCAAGTTTCATTAAACAAATACTCCAGAATCAACTAACGttacaaatcacacaaaattcttTGGTTTTCCTACTAACTTTGGAGCTGAAAATACGGCACGGGATTGATAACCTTTGCATCGTGAAATGCTAGTCAAAGGCAAGCTCTtatacttttctctttttttttttttggtttcacGAAGGAAATGGATTTACATTTACAACAAGTGGGCCGCAGTTAGTTTTTACACGGAATTTAAGCTTCCATTAAGGTAACTCTTGACCAAGGTTTGTAAAATCGGGATCCTACTTAGGATCGATTTTAGTTTCACAGgatcggatcgtaggatcggATCGTAGAATCGTAAGATCCTACCAAAAGCTCCTAATTGCAATTAAAGGTTGCAAttctttgataaattacaaatataccacaaatattttcatttacttgCAAAATGGAGCTTCGTATTTcacaaatttacaaaaaaattgtAGGATCGTACGATTCTACCGATCCTACCGATCCTGCTACGATTCTATGCTATCCTACAGAGATTAATATGATTTGCGACTCTGAATACGATCCGGATCGATTTTGGTTATCCGGAttgtaggatcgtacgatcctacgatccggatCGCGATTTTGACAACTATGCTCTTGACATGACAAATCTAAACTAGTAATGCAGGCATTTTTGATAAGTTTTGTGTTTCCTTTTTAtctagcttttttttttaactaaaatttttttagttcaaaaatgattttaaacctcacaataaaaatacaaaactacgaaagaatataaaaatcaaaCTAGAAATTTCACGAACACCTGATTAATATTCTTACTGGTTAAGTTAAATTAGTTAATAGTAATTGGAAACgctttttttatttcattgatGAGTAAACAAACTCTCAATTGATGTGAAGTTTGAACGTGGAAAAACATGGCATTActcttttcacaagtgaaaaagtTGTAGTAGTCAGTAAAATTGTAGGAAAATTCGACACCGGTCCGCCTCCGCAATAGGATCAATTATTTAGAGACAAACGGGTCCCGGACAAGCCATTCGTTGGGCCAACTGTTAATCTAGACTTTAGAGTAATAAAAGTGACGGACTTAAATTAGTTATAGTGCTAATACTAAAAGGGATAGGATAGGATATATCATATATtatagcacttttttttttttttttccttcagtGGATATCCGACTGCACTGACAATCGACTAGTCCTTTGCTGGGCCTGATCCCCGCACCACCAAAAAGCCAGAGATTGTTAACGAGGGCAGATTCGACGCAAAAGAATTTTGGACTTCATTTGAGCAAGTAAATTCCAACCCGGT
It contains:
- the LOC113765421 gene encoding CASP-like protein 1E2, with protein sequence MESQYIGSNGGLEGRGKEVEVANKSSVRGSDVILRFLAFASTLVAAIVLGVDKQTKLVSMTVVSTLPPITVPVTAKWHYMSAFVYFVVANVVACAYAALSLLLVLGNRGAKKGLALMIITLDLVMVALLFSGGGAALAVGLIGYRGNSHVQWNKVCNVFGRFCNQVAGAIGVSLLGSAAFLLLVLLAMINLHKKHN